The following are encoded in a window of Ranitomeya variabilis isolate aRanVar5 chromosome 6, aRanVar5.hap1, whole genome shotgun sequence genomic DNA:
- the LOC143781689 gene encoding lymphocyte antigen 6E-like isoform X1, which yields MAAHTSLLLVITLCAAKADSLICRSCKSQFDNAQCQAAEICSKGESFCKTTVEIFKIAGNYTTTYTKACASFCSPITGFSTSVSCCSTDLCNVSGGASIKASSAAIILALGSLLTILRSSVL from the exons ATGGCAGCGCACACAAGCCTcctcctggtgatcaccctctgcgCGGCCAAAG CTGATTCGCTCATTTGCCGCTCTTGTAAGTCGCAGTTTGATAACGCGCAGTGTCAGGCTGCTGAGATCTGCAGTAAAGGTGAATCGTTCTGTAAGACGACAGTGGAAATATTCAAAATTG CCGGGAACTATACGACCACCTATACGAAGGCTTGTGCGTCCTTCTGCTCTCCGATCACAGGATTCTCCACCAGCGTCTCCTGCTGCTCCACAGACCTGTGTAACGTCAGCGGCGGCGCCAGCATCAAGGCCAGCTCTGCCGCCATCATCCTGGCGCTGGGATCCCTCCTGACAATCCTGAGGAGCTCAGTCCTGTAA
- the LOC143781689 gene encoding uncharacterized protein LOC143781689 isoform X2 yields MAAHTSLLLVITLCAAKADSLICRSCKSQFDNAQCQAAEICSKAGNYTTTYTKACASFCSPITGFSTSVSCCSTDLCNVSGGASIKASSAAIILALGSLLTILRSSVL; encoded by the exons ATGGCAGCGCACACAAGCCTcctcctggtgatcaccctctgcgCGGCCAAAG CTGATTCGCTCATTTGCCGCTCTTGTAAGTCGCAGTTTGATAACGCGCAGTGTCAGGCTGCTGAGATCTGCAGTAAAG CCGGGAACTATACGACCACCTATACGAAGGCTTGTGCGTCCTTCTGCTCTCCGATCACAGGATTCTCCACCAGCGTCTCCTGCTGCTCCACAGACCTGTGTAACGTCAGCGGCGGCGCCAGCATCAAGGCCAGCTCTGCCGCCATCATCCTGGCGCTGGGATCCCTCCTGACAATCCTGAGGAGCTCAGTCCTGTAA